The following coding sequences lie in one Drosophila sulfurigaster albostrigata strain 15112-1811.04 chromosome 2R, ASM2355843v2, whole genome shotgun sequence genomic window:
- the LOC133837845 gene encoding NADH dehydrogenase [ubiquinone] 1 beta subcomplex subunit 11, mitochondrial — protein sequence MSALFRLTSRAVALQRSVAFNACRSIKTSPKKDETVAAPTSVTTEDFANPSPKNWMSYGFDYKSEAEDRKATKSTFFVAVTLCLVWGTFYWSYLPDTQLRNWAQREGFLELRRREQAGLDLVSPDYVDKASIVLPSDEDLGQTEIII from the coding sequence ATGTCTGCGCTTTTTCGCCTAACAAGCCGCGCCGTGGCATTGCAACGCTCGGTAGCATTTAATGCATGCCGCAGCATCAAGACATCTCCCAAAAAGGACGAGACCGTCGCAGCACCTACCAGCGTTACAACCGAAGATTTTGCCAATCCTAGCCCCAAGAACTGGATGAGCTATGGCTTCGATTACAAGTCAGAAGCGGAAGATCGCAAAGCAACCAAATCAACATTCTTCGTTGCCGTCACCTTGTGTCTAGTGTGGGGCACATTCTACTGGTCATATTTGCCGGACACGCAGCTTCGCAACTGGGCACAGCGCGAAGGTTTCCTCGAGCTGCGACGCCGCGAGCAAGCAGGCTTGGATCTGGTCAGTCCCGACTATGTGGACAAGGCAAGCATAGTGCTGCCATCGGACGAGGATTTGGGTCAAAcggaaattattatttaa